A portion of the Hoylesella buccalis ATCC 35310 genome contains these proteins:
- the asnS gene encoding asparagine--tRNA ligase: MKRTKVVDVLKSTDFGKEVVVKGWVRTHRSSKAVDFIALNDGSTIKNIQIVVDPSKINADTLKSITTGACLCVTGTLVESQGKGQSVEIQCQDIEVYGLCGSDYPMQKKGQSFEYMRQHAHMRLRTNTFGAVMRIRHNMAFAIHQYFHEHGFFYFHTPLITASDAEGAGEMFQVTTQNLNDLKKGEDGKVSYEDDFFGKMTSLTVSGQLEGELGATALGQIYTFGPTFRAENSNTPRHLAEFWMIEPEIAFIALPDLMDLEEDFIKYCVRWALDNCKDDLDFLNSMIDKTLLERLQGVLKNDFVRLTYTDGIKILEEAAANGHKFEFPVSWGMDLASEHERFLVEHHFKKPVIMYDYPKEIKAFYMKINEDGKTVQGTDVLFPQIGEIIGGSVREESLEKLTSEIERRHIPMKDMWWYLDTRKYGTCPHGGFGLGFERLILFVTGMQNIRDVIPFPRTPKNAEF, from the coding sequence ATGAAACGTACAAAAGTTGTTGATGTTCTGAAGAGCACCGACTTTGGAAAAGAAGTGGTGGTAAAGGGATGGGTGCGCACCCATCGCAGTAGTAAGGCCGTTGATTTTATTGCCTTGAACGACGGCTCTACCATCAAGAATATACAGATTGTTGTTGATCCGTCAAAGATCAATGCCGATACGTTGAAGAGTATTACAACAGGCGCTTGCCTCTGTGTTACCGGTACCTTGGTAGAGAGCCAAGGCAAGGGACAGAGCGTGGAAATCCAATGCCAGGACATCGAGGTCTATGGCTTGTGTGGTAGCGACTATCCCATGCAGAAGAAAGGACAGTCGTTTGAGTACATGCGTCAGCATGCTCACATGCGCCTGCGCACAAACACCTTTGGCGCCGTGATGCGCATCCGCCACAATATGGCCTTCGCCATCCATCAATATTTCCACGAACATGGATTCTTCTATTTCCACACACCCTTGATTACAGCCTCAGACGCTGAAGGCGCTGGCGAGATGTTTCAAGTGACCACGCAGAACCTCAATGATTTGAAAAAGGGAGAAGATGGAAAGGTAAGCTACGAAGATGATTTCTTTGGTAAGATGACCAGCCTCACGGTGAGCGGACAGTTGGAAGGTGAGTTGGGAGCCACGGCTTTGGGACAGATTTATACCTTCGGGCCTACGTTCCGAGCCGAGAATTCAAACACGCCGCGTCACTTGGCTGAGTTCTGGATGATTGAACCAGAGATTGCTTTCATCGCCTTGCCCGACTTGATGGATCTCGAGGAAGACTTTATTAAATACTGTGTACGATGGGCCTTGGACAACTGCAAGGACGATCTTGATTTCCTCAATTCGATGATCGACAAAACCTTGCTGGAACGGTTGCAGGGCGTTTTGAAGAATGATTTCGTGCGATTGACTTATACAGACGGTATCAAGATTTTGGAAGAGGCGGCTGCCAACGGACATAAATTTGAGTTCCCTGTATCATGGGGAATGGACTTGGCCAGTGAGCATGAACGTTTCTTGGTAGAACACCACTTTAAGAAGCCAGTTATCATGTACGACTATCCCAAGGAGATCAAGGCCTTCTACATGAAAATTAACGAGGATGGCAAGACCGTTCAAGGTACCGATGTGCTATTCCCACAGATAGGAGAAATCATCGGTGGCTCGGTGAGAGAGGAAAGTCTTGAGAAACTGACTTCTGAAATCGAACGTCGCCATATTCCGATGAAAGATATGTGGTGGTATCTCGACACGCGTAAATACGGCACATGTCCGCATGGAGGCTTTGGTCTGGGCTTCGAACGCCTAATCCTCTTCGTGACCGGCATGCAGAACATTCGGGATGTTATCCCATTCCCGCGTACACCGAAGAATGCGGAATTCTAA
- a CDS encoding DUF2795 domain-containing protein, which translates to MYWTLELASKLEDAPWPATKDELIDYAIRSGAPLEVLENLQEIEDEGDVYDSIEDIWPDYPTKEDFLFNEDEY; encoded by the coding sequence ATGTATTGGACACTTGAACTAGCTTCTAAACTTGAAGATGCACCTTGGCCTGCAACGAAAGATGAGCTGATTGACTATGCCATCCGCTCGGGTGCTCCACTGGAAGTGCTGGAGAATTTGCAGGAAATAGAGGATGAGGGAGATGTTTATGACAGTATCGAAGATATTTGGCCCGATTATCCTACCAAAGAAGATTTCCTGTTTAACGAAGACGAATACTAA
- a CDS encoding cysteine peptidase family C39 domain-containing protein: MKKFKLFWQMESTDCGAVCLQMLCAFYGKPISLQYIKEGLSISRIGITIRDVKTRATELGVCTYYFK; this comes from the coding sequence TTGAAAAAATTTAAATTGTTTTGGCAAATGGAGAGTACAGACTGTGGAGCCGTATGCTTGCAGATGCTCTGTGCATTCTATGGAAAGCCTATTTCGCTACAATATATAAAAGAGGGTCTTAGCATATCTCGTATTGGCATAACAATCAGAGATGTTAAGACTAGAGCAACCGAATTAGGCGTTTGTACATATTATTTTAAGTAA
- a CDS encoding PcfK-like family protein, with amino-acid sequence MKGTDHFKRTIYMYLEQRAEEDALFAKKYRNPAKNMDECVTHILNYVQKSGCNGFTDGEIFGQAIHYYEENEIEVGKPMDCQVVVNHVVKLTAEEKAEARQNAVRKYQEEELRKLQNRHRPSARKENQPQPSLFDLGL; translated from the coding sequence ATGAAAGGAACAGACCATTTCAAGAGAACGATATATATGTACTTGGAACAGCGTGCGGAGGAAGATGCGCTATTTGCAAAGAAGTACCGCAACCCTGCCAAGAACATGGACGAGTGCGTGACCCACATTCTGAACTATGTGCAGAAAAGCGGTTGCAACGGTTTCACGGACGGAGAGATATTCGGGCAAGCCATCCACTACTATGAGGAAAACGAGATAGAGGTGGGCAAACCGATGGACTGCCAAGTGGTTGTGAACCACGTTGTGAAACTCACGGCAGAGGAAAAGGCGGAGGCACGTCAGAACGCTGTCCGCAAATACCAAGAGGAGGAACTCCGCAAGTTGCAGAACCGCCACAGACCGTCAGCGAGAAAAGAAAACCAACCCCAACCCTCATTATTTGATTTAGGCTTATGA
- a CDS encoding DUF1573 domain-containing protein has protein sequence MINIRKTSNLLLWVLLMVSCATLSCAKEAPKLKLATLQYNLGNLDAKHRVQTIFADFTNQGSGELVITDVKTDCDCTTVQYPKGAYKRHMGDKIKIRVDLTPFFPGPILKKVAVYVNDQPKPVVITIKGNVI, from the coding sequence ATGATAAATATAAGGAAAACCAGTAACCTGTTGCTGTGGGTGTTGCTCATGGTTAGCTGCGCAACACTGTCGTGTGCGAAAGAAGCACCAAAGCTGAAACTGGCTACGCTGCAATATAATTTGGGCAATCTTGATGCTAAACATCGTGTGCAGACCATCTTCGCTGATTTCACTAATCAAGGTAGCGGTGAGTTGGTGATTACCGATGTAAAGACTGATTGCGACTGCACCACGGTGCAATATCCTAAAGGTGCATATAAACGTCACATGGGTGACAAAATAAAAATTAGAGTAGATTTAACTCCGTTCTTTCCCGGACCGATTTTGAAAAAGGTTGCCGTCTATGTAAATGACCAACCTAAACCGGTTGTCATAACCATTAAGGGAAATGTAATATGA
- a CDS encoding pseudouridine synthase — MDSELNKNLQEQSSAQRDSAREGYENHADNNQRDYHGGGERTRRPRIQSQRTYSSNRPERLNQAGGFRPEGFGSNLQTNEEGGAQQRAYRPRFNQHGEQGGYRPRYRSEGYQPRQQGGYRPRYNNDGEGGYQPRQQGGYRPRYNNEGEGGYQPRQQGGYRPRYNNDGKGGYQPRQQGGYRPRYNDDGEGGYQPRQQGGYNRGGYGNRGRQQYGGYNNRGGYRQRTPDYDPNAKYSLKKRIEYSEQHVDPTVPVRLNKFLANAGVCSRREADEFIQAGVVKVNGEVVTELGTKVMRTDEVVFHDQPVSLEKKVYVLLNKPKDYVTTSDDPQQRKTVMDLVKNVCPERIYPVGRLDRNTTGVLLLTNDGDLASKLTHPKYLKKKVYHVFLDKNVTAHDMQKIAEGIELEDGEVHADAIEYAHETDKNQVGIEIHSGKNRIVRRIFESLGYRVIKLDRVQFAGLTKKNLRRGDWRFLTEEEVNILRMGAFE; from the coding sequence ATGGATTCAGAATTAAACAAAAATCTTCAAGAACAATCATCAGCACAGCGCGATTCAGCTCGGGAGGGCTACGAAAATCACGCAGACAACAATCAACGCGACTATCATGGCGGAGGAGAGCGGACACGTCGTCCCCGAATCCAAAGTCAACGAACATACAGCAGTAATCGCCCAGAGCGATTAAACCAAGCAGGGGGCTTCCGTCCTGAAGGATTTGGAAGCAATTTGCAGACCAATGAGGAGGGTGGCGCACAGCAACGTGCTTATCGTCCCCGCTTCAATCAGCATGGTGAGCAAGGCGGTTATCGTCCCCGTTATCGCAGTGAGGGTTACCAACCTCGCCAGCAGGGCGGTTATCGTCCGCGCTACAACAACGATGGTGAGGGCGGCTATCAACCTCGTCAGCAGGGTGGGTATCGTCCCCGTTATAACAATGAGGGCGAAGGTGGCTACCAACCTCGTCAGCAGGGTGGCTATCGTCCACGTTACAACAACGATGGCAAAGGCGGCTATCAACCCCGTCAGCAGGGCGGTTATCGTCCACGTTACAACGACGATGGCGAAGGTGGGTATCAACCTCGTCAGCAGGGTGGCTACAATCGGGGTGGCTACGGCAATAGGGGCAGACAGCAGTATGGCGGCTACAACAATCGTGGTGGCTATCGTCAGCGTACGCCCGATTACGATCCCAATGCCAAGTATAGCTTGAAGAAGCGCATTGAATACAGTGAACAGCATGTAGACCCCACCGTACCCGTTCGTCTGAATAAGTTTTTGGCGAATGCCGGTGTGTGCAGTCGTCGCGAGGCCGATGAGTTCATCCAGGCCGGTGTGGTCAAGGTAAACGGCGAAGTGGTGACAGAGTTGGGAACCAAGGTCATGCGTACCGATGAGGTGGTGTTCCATGATCAACCGGTATCTCTGGAAAAGAAAGTTTATGTGTTGCTCAACAAGCCGAAGGACTACGTCACCACCAGCGATGATCCGCAGCAGCGTAAGACGGTGATGGATTTGGTGAAGAACGTGTGTCCCGAGCGCATCTATCCGGTTGGACGTCTGGACCGCAACACCACGGGTGTGCTGTTGCTGACGAACGATGGTGACCTGGCCAGCAAACTGACCCACCCCAAGTATTTAAAGAAAAAGGTGTACCATGTGTTCCTGGACAAGAATGTGACGGCTCACGACATGCAAAAGATAGCAGAAGGTATCGAGCTGGAAGACGGAGAGGTGCATGCAGATGCCATTGAGTATGCGCATGAAACCGATAAAAACCAGGTGGGCATCGAGATTCACAGTGGTAAGAATCGTATCGTTCGTCGCATCTTCGAGAGTCTGGGCTATCGCGTCATCAAGTTGGATCGCGTTCAGTTCGCTGGCTTGACCAAGAAAAACCTTCGCCGAGGCGACTGGCGGTTCTTGACAGAAGAAGAGGTGAACATACTTCGCATGGGAGCATTTGAGTAG
- the purB gene encoding adenylosuccinate lyase, with product MTLDALTAISPIDGRYRNKTVALADYFSEYALIRYRVRVEVEYFIALCELPLPQLASFDTALFSRLRDVYRHFDETSAQRVKDIERTTNHDVKAVEYFLKEEFDKIGGLDAYKEFIHFGLTSQDINNTSVPLSIKEALAEVVVPQVEELIGQLEQYAEQWNDVPMLAKTHGQPASPTRLGKEIMVFAYRLREQLEQLKACKMSAKFGGATGNYNAHHVAYPSIDWKVFGNRFVEEALGLHREQFTTQISNYDNMGAVFDAIRRINTIIIDLDRDFWMYISMEYFKQQIKAGEVGSSAMPHKVNPIDFENSEGNLGMSNCILQFLAQKLPVSRLQRDLTDSTVLRNVGVPLGHTVIAIQSTLKGLRKLILNEDRLSEDLDNTWAVVAEAIQTILRREAYPHPYEALKALTRTNQKMTEQTIHEFVQGLNVSDEVKAELMAITPHNYTGV from the coding sequence ATGACACTGGATGCATTGACTGCCATCTCACCGATAGATGGACGTTATAGGAACAAGACGGTTGCCTTGGCCGATTATTTTTCTGAGTACGCACTTATTCGTTATCGTGTACGCGTTGAGGTGGAATATTTCATCGCGTTATGCGAGTTGCCCTTGCCGCAGTTGGCATCGTTCGACACCGCGCTGTTCAGTCGTTTGCGGGATGTTTACCGCCATTTTGATGAAACATCCGCCCAGCGTGTCAAGGATATCGAGCGTACGACCAACCATGACGTCAAGGCCGTGGAGTATTTCCTGAAGGAAGAATTTGACAAGATTGGCGGACTGGACGCTTACAAGGAATTCATCCATTTTGGCTTAACGTCGCAAGATATCAATAACACCAGTGTACCACTGTCTATCAAAGAGGCTCTGGCTGAGGTCGTTGTTCCGCAGGTGGAAGAGCTGATTGGTCAGTTGGAGCAATACGCGGAACAATGGAACGATGTTCCCATGTTGGCCAAAACGCACGGTCAGCCTGCGTCGCCAACCCGCTTGGGTAAAGAAATCATGGTGTTCGCCTACCGCCTGCGCGAGCAGTTGGAACAGTTGAAAGCCTGCAAGATGAGTGCGAAGTTTGGCGGGGCAACCGGCAATTACAATGCGCATCATGTAGCTTATCCGTCCATCGATTGGAAAGTATTTGGCAACCGTTTCGTAGAAGAAGCGCTCGGACTGCACCGTGAACAGTTTACCACCCAAATCAGTAATTACGATAACATGGGGGCAGTGTTTGATGCCATCCGCCGTATCAACACCATCATCATCGACTTGGACAGAGATTTCTGGATGTATATCTCGATGGAATATTTCAAACAGCAAATCAAGGCTGGCGAAGTAGGATCGAGTGCCATGCCTCACAAGGTGAATCCCATTGACTTTGAAAACAGTGAGGGCAACTTAGGTATGTCCAACTGTATTCTGCAATTCTTGGCGCAGAAGCTGCCTGTGAGCAGGTTGCAGCGCGACTTGACGGATTCTACCGTCTTGCGTAACGTGGGCGTTCCATTGGGACACACCGTCATCGCCATTCAAAGTACGCTGAAAGGACTTCGCAAGCTCATCTTGAACGAAGACCGACTTAGTGAGGATTTGGACAATACATGGGCTGTCGTGGCAGAGGCCATTCAGACCATTCTTCGCCGAGAGGCTTATCCACATCCTTACGAGGCATTGAAAGCCCTGACGCGCACCAATCAGAAAATGACCGAACAAACCATTCACGAATTCGTGCAAGGACTGAATGTCAGCGATGAGGTGAAAGCCGAATTGATGGCCATTACACCTCACAACTATACAGGCGTATAA
- a CDS encoding PcfJ domain-containing protein, which produces MKPKTKIQKEVARLSANLRPISATQIDWAYRHCVEHIGYRTKKGNITCSDCGHEWHSDSGLCDTLEGCTCPKCHAELKVQDTRRRIYKETQNFSVITTCKGYQVIRVAQVRCESRKGEPMRFYCHEVVQRWISPDGKVTDMALLRGFLFCYCDVWALGSDMEVRPHNSLYDDVVARSCAYPKMRILPQLRRNGFKGDFHGISPVRLFKALLSDPRIETLMKGGEIEVMKHFLFNTRTADECWASYLIAKRHKYQIDNLSMWCDYLRMLKKLGQDLRNPKNICPEDFMAAHDNATRKIEAIHEKERAAEQRRWEIERREREQQRQLQRKKDAEDFIANKSKFFGLVITDEEIIVKVLESIDEYYNEGKTQGICVFGSGYYKKADTLILSARIGDEIIETVEVDLRTLEVVQCHGKHNQDTEYHERIIDLVNKNANLIRERMKAA; this is translated from the coding sequence ATGAAACCGAAGACCAAGATACAGAAAGAGGTGGCAAGACTTTCCGCCAACCTTCGCCCCATATCAGCGACACAAATAGATTGGGCATACCGCCACTGCGTTGAGCATATCGGCTACCGCACCAAGAAAGGGAACATCACCTGTTCCGACTGCGGTCACGAGTGGCACAGCGACAGCGGACTATGCGACACCCTTGAAGGCTGCACCTGCCCCAAATGCCATGCCGAACTCAAAGTGCAGGACACACGCAGACGCATCTACAAGGAAACGCAGAATTTCAGCGTGATAACCACCTGCAAAGGGTATCAGGTAATCCGCGTGGCGCAGGTCAGATGCGAGAGCAGGAAAGGCGAACCGATGCGTTTCTACTGCCACGAGGTCGTGCAGCGTTGGATTTCACCCGACGGCAAGGTTACGGACATGGCGTTGCTCCGTGGCTTCCTTTTCTGCTATTGCGATGTGTGGGCATTAGGCAGCGATATGGAGGTAAGACCGCACAACAGCCTATACGATGATGTGGTGGCAAGAAGCTGTGCATATCCAAAGATGAGGATATTGCCCCAACTCAGACGTAACGGCTTCAAGGGCGATTTCCACGGCATCTCCCCCGTGCGTCTTTTCAAAGCCTTGCTTTCAGACCCAAGAATTGAAACCCTTATGAAAGGCGGTGAGATTGAGGTCATGAAACACTTTCTTTTCAATACCCGTACTGCCGATGAATGTTGGGCATCATATCTGATTGCCAAGCGTCACAAGTATCAGATAGACAACCTCTCAATGTGGTGCGACTATCTGCGTATGCTCAAAAAACTCGGTCAAGACCTCCGTAACCCGAAGAACATCTGTCCCGAAGATTTCATGGCGGCACACGACAACGCAACCCGAAAAATTGAAGCCATACACGAGAAGGAAAGAGCCGCAGAGCAACGCCGTTGGGAGATTGAAAGGCGTGAGCGTGAGCAACAGCGACAACTCCAACGAAAGAAAGATGCGGAGGATTTCATCGCCAACAAATCCAAATTCTTCGGCTTGGTAATCACGGACGAGGAAATAATCGTCAAGGTGCTTGAAAGCATAGACGAGTATTACAACGAGGGCAAGACGCAGGGCATCTGCGTGTTTGGCAGTGGATACTACAAGAAAGCCGACACCCTCATACTATCGGCAAGGATTGGCGATGAGATTATTGAAACCGTAGAGGTGGACTTGCGAACCCTCGAAGTGGTGCAGTGCCACGGCAAGCACAACCAGGACACCGAATATCACGAGCGCATCATAGACCTTGTGAACAAGAACGCCAACCTTATCCGTGAGCGGATGAAAGCGGCATAG
- a CDS encoding OmpA family protein, which yields MKKFKKTFMAVALLSMSVATAFAQATYTDAENNEYQFKKHAFLNLQGGAQYTLGEAKFDKLISPNVQFGIGYQFSPAFAIRLQANGWQSKGGWNGYELARTGNPYTADYKFNYVAPGLDLMFNLSNLFCGWNPNRVFNVTAFLGGGANIAWKNDEVNTIAATLKKLDDYQLQNLWDGTKVRPFGRGGVELAFRLGDAVSFLVEGNANILSDKYNSKKADNPDWYFNALAGFRINLGKTYKKTEPMPEPEPVVEEHVAPAPAPAPAPEVKEEVVEEKVEPFRRDVFFLINSAKIRATEANKIKEMVDYLNANPNTKVSVTGYADAGTGNNRINDRLGRLRAQIVVKTLKEKYNIAADRIISDSKGARVQPFAQNNKNRVTICIAE from the coding sequence ATGAAGAAGTTTAAGAAAACTTTCATGGCTGTTGCTCTGTTGTCTATGAGCGTAGCCACCGCATTTGCGCAAGCAACTTACACAGATGCTGAAAACAACGAGTATCAGTTTAAGAAACATGCATTCCTGAATCTTCAGGGAGGTGCACAGTACACACTTGGCGAAGCTAAATTCGACAAATTGATTTCGCCCAATGTACAGTTTGGTATTGGCTATCAGTTCTCTCCAGCTTTTGCTATTCGTTTGCAGGCCAATGGCTGGCAAAGCAAAGGTGGATGGAACGGTTATGAGTTGGCACGTACCGGTAATCCTTATACCGCTGATTACAAATTCAACTACGTTGCTCCAGGATTGGATTTGATGTTCAATCTGTCCAATTTGTTCTGTGGTTGGAATCCTAATCGCGTCTTCAACGTAACAGCTTTCTTAGGTGGCGGTGCTAACATTGCATGGAAAAACGATGAGGTGAATACCATTGCAGCTACCTTGAAGAAACTTGATGATTATCAGTTGCAAAACCTGTGGGATGGCACTAAGGTTCGTCCCTTCGGACGTGGTGGTGTTGAGCTGGCTTTCCGCTTGGGTGATGCAGTTAGCTTCTTGGTAGAAGGTAATGCCAATATCCTCAGCGATAAGTACAATTCTAAGAAAGCTGACAATCCTGACTGGTACTTCAATGCTTTGGCTGGATTCCGCATCAACTTGGGCAAGACTTATAAGAAGACAGAGCCTATGCCTGAACCAGAGCCAGTTGTTGAAGAGCATGTTGCTCCAGCGCCTGCCCCAGCTCCAGCTCCTGAGGTAAAGGAAGAGGTTGTTGAAGAAAAGGTAGAGCCTTTCCGTCGTGATGTGTTCTTCTTGATCAATTCTGCCAAGATTCGTGCTACAGAAGCAAACAAGATCAAGGAAATGGTTGACTACCTCAATGCCAACCCCAATACAAAGGTATCTGTTACGGGTTATGCTGATGCCGGTACGGGTAACAATCGCATCAACGATCGTTTAGGTCGTCTTCGTGCTCAGATTGTCGTAAAGACCCTGAAAGAGAAATATAACATTGCAGCCGACCGAATCATCTCTGATTCGAAGGGTGCTCGCGTGCAGCCATTCGCACAGAACAATAAGAACCGTGTGACCATCTGTATTGCCGAGTAA
- a CDS encoding TonB-dependent receptor family protein, with protein sequence MVDEKGKPIRKALVIGRNSMKKVVVGVETDPSGKFSSANVTDSILAIEISKEDYTTVYIRISGTDGEFVDLGTIELKPMEVSLGEVVVTAQTVIQKPDRYIIIPSRKELDRAANGLSLLSDMQYKMPGLTVNESLQSVQVDNATPVFKINGRPCSLSHFLALNPQRILRIEYHDNPDVRYENRRVINVILNPRGDGGSVIANVLTGANAGFLNGNIGLGYYRKKSVWELNYSTNWRDYDEREINSSSEFIGRNAPVLRERNGIPGDFRYWWNTISLGYTYMHDPNTVFAAKAGFGIENQKMDEDSWNTQQYMGNLSQYQNLTHKKLKYSSPSIDLFFRKQIDETQYIEANVYGIYGSGDYNRRYINLYQSSLPDDSVLSLTNDKSWRLTADIMYSKTLKNLVAALGIKEYYNSTDNEQTENGILGKGKITQNRLSMYGQLQGKIKRLGYSLSAIGIYNHANNNSYKTDAVRLKSNIVANYPLSQRLTLNYLLMLEPSLPSVTQQSALIQRVDDITIRQGNPDLKPSSYIRNRVYVRYADKRFTGSLWASYSRTQKPIYYAYSYISDVSSPYYDMFMSRPVNGQHDDQFNLELNLAAQELFGFATVWGNVGWNNLHITMTDKSYVRNRLYASLNGALSFGNWLITAMYQIQPDYNLSGNSYSTKDRWNTVKVQYKHKNWLFSLTGVDMFTKRGSVYENIVVSDVHPEEYSQCIRDNANMLLLGVSYRLDFGKKRNNTKRSLNNEGIERGIDINY encoded by the coding sequence GTGGTTGACGAAAAGGGTAAACCGATACGGAAAGCCTTGGTTATCGGACGTAACAGTATGAAGAAGGTGGTTGTCGGGGTTGAAACCGACCCATCGGGGAAGTTTTCATCGGCAAACGTTACCGATTCTATATTGGCAATCGAAATATCGAAAGAGGATTATACCACGGTCTACATCAGGATATCTGGTACTGACGGTGAGTTTGTAGATTTGGGTACAATAGAACTTAAACCCATGGAAGTGAGTTTAGGAGAGGTTGTTGTCACTGCCCAAACGGTCATTCAAAAGCCGGACAGGTATATCATCATCCCGTCAAGAAAGGAGTTGGATCGGGCAGCCAACGGTTTGTCACTGTTGAGCGACATGCAATATAAAATGCCGGGACTGACGGTGAACGAGTCCTTGCAATCGGTTCAGGTGGATAATGCGACACCTGTTTTTAAGATTAACGGAAGACCGTGTAGCCTAAGTCATTTCTTGGCGTTAAACCCGCAACGTATCTTACGTATTGAATACCATGACAATCCTGACGTAAGATATGAAAACCGCAGGGTGATTAATGTGATACTCAATCCGAGAGGTGATGGGGGATCGGTCATCGCCAATGTGCTGACAGGGGCTAATGCAGGTTTTCTCAATGGCAATATTGGTTTGGGGTATTATCGCAAGAAATCCGTATGGGAACTCAATTATAGCACCAACTGGAGAGATTACGATGAGAGGGAAATAAACTCTTCCAGTGAGTTTATCGGACGGAATGCCCCAGTCTTGAGAGAAAGAAACGGAATACCCGGCGACTTCCGCTACTGGTGGAATACGATATCATTGGGTTATACCTATATGCATGATCCTAATACGGTTTTTGCGGCAAAGGCCGGTTTTGGAATTGAGAATCAAAAGATGGATGAAGATTCATGGAACACGCAGCAATACATGGGTAACCTGTCACAATATCAGAACCTGACGCACAAAAAATTGAAATACAGTTCACCCAGTATCGATTTGTTCTTTAGGAAGCAGATAGACGAGACACAATATATTGAAGCCAATGTGTATGGCATATATGGGTCGGGCGATTATAACCGTCGATACATCAACTTATATCAAAGTTCGTTGCCCGATGATTCCGTACTGTCGCTAACAAACGATAAGTCGTGGCGTTTAACTGCCGATATTATGTATTCTAAAACCCTCAAGAACCTTGTCGCAGCCTTGGGAATCAAGGAGTATTATAACAGTACCGACAACGAACAGACAGAGAATGGGATTTTAGGTAAGGGTAAAATCACTCAGAACAGGCTGTCGATGTATGGTCAACTCCAGGGAAAAATCAAGCGTTTGGGTTACAGTCTAAGTGCTATTGGCATTTACAATCATGCCAACAACAACTCGTACAAGACAGATGCTGTAAGGCTGAAATCAAACATCGTTGCCAATTATCCGCTATCACAACGTCTGACGTTGAATTATCTGCTGATGCTCGAACCGTCGTTGCCGTCAGTTACGCAGCAGTCTGCCTTGATACAAAGGGTTGACGACATTACCATCCGGCAGGGTAACCCAGACCTGAAACCGTCTTCCTATATTAGGAACAGGGTGTATGTACGATATGCCGATAAACGTTTTACGGGTTCCTTGTGGGCTTCTTACAGCAGGACACAGAAGCCTATCTACTACGCTTATAGCTATATCAGTGATGTTTCAAGTCCGTATTATGACATGTTTATGAGTCGCCCTGTTAACGGACAGCACGACGACCAATTCAATCTTGAGTTGAACTTAGCGGCACAAGAACTTTTCGGGTTTGCGACAGTATGGGGGAACGTAGGTTGGAATAATTTGCATATCACCATGACGGATAAGAGTTATGTCAGGAATCGGCTGTACGCATCCCTGAATGGGGCGTTGTCTTTCGGAAATTGGCTCATAACTGCTATGTATCAGATACAGCCCGACTATAATTTGTCAGGAAACTCATACAGCACAAAGGATAGGTGGAACACAGTCAAGGTCCAGTATAAGCATAAGAACTGGCTCTTTTCACTTACAGGGGTGGACATGTTCACAAAGCGAGGCAGTGTTTATGAGAATATCGTCGTATCAGACGTCCATCCCGAAGAATACAGCCAATGTATCAGGGACAATGCTAATATGCTGTTGTTGGGCGTGAGTTATAGACTTGATTTTGGCAAGAAACGAAACAATACCAAACGTTCCTTGAACAATGAGGGAATAGAACGAGGAATTGATATTAATTATTAA